From one Lolium rigidum isolate FL_2022 chromosome 4, APGP_CSIRO_Lrig_0.1, whole genome shotgun sequence genomic stretch:
- the LOC124649971 gene encoding phosphoglucomutase, chloroplastic, translated as MASHALRLRPLLSTARPTPPPPRAATAGRRSSFVIVRCSAAQALKIKSIPTKPVEGQKTGTSGLRKKVKVFQEENYLANWIQALFNSLPPEDYVGKTLVLGGDGRYFNVEAAQIIIKVAAGNGVGKILVGRHGLLSTPAVSAVIRKRKASGGFVMSASHNPGGPDNDWGIKFNYSSGQPAPETITDQIYGNTLSISEIKTADIPDVDLAALGVTSYDDFTVEVIDPVSDYLELMENVFDFQLIKDLLSRPDFRFVFDAMHAVTGAYAGPIFVEKLGADADCILNGVPLEDFGDGHPDPNLTYAKELVFIMFGSRAPDFGAASDGDGDRNMILGKRFFVTPSDSVAMIAANAQAAIPYFQSGLKGLARSMPTSGAADRVAEKLNVPFFEVPTGWKFFANLMDAGKLSICGEESFGTGSDHIREKDGIWAVLAWLNILAHRNKDKKVGERLVSVEDVAREHWATYGRNFFSRYDYEECESESANKMMEHLRDLISKSSPGEKFGDYTLQFADDFSYTDPVDGSSVSKQGLRFVFSDGSRIIFRLSGTGSAGATIRLYIEQFESDASKHGLDAQIALKPLIDLALSISKLKDFTGRNQPTVIT; from the exons ATGGCGTCGCACGCGCTCCGCCTCCGTCCGCTGCTCTCCACCGCGCGCCccacgcccccgccgccgcgcgccgccaccgccgggcgCCGCTCCTCGTTCGTCATAGTCCGGTGCTCCGCCGCACAGGCGCTCAAG ATCAAGTCGATTCCCACCAAGCCGGTCGAGGGGCAGAAGACCGGAACTAGCGGATTGAGGAAAAAG GTCAAAGTGTTCCAGGAGGAGAACTACCTCGCCAACTGGATTCAG GCTCTGTTCAATTCATTGCCACCGGAGGATTATGTGGGTAAAACCCTTGTACTTGGGGGTGATGGACGGTACTTCAATGTGGAGGCTGCTCAG ATTATCATAAAGGTTGCGGCTGGAAACGGTGTTGGGAAGATCCTTGTCGGCAG GCATGGTCTGCTGTCAACGCCTGCTGTATCTGCTGTAATTCGTAAAAGAAAA GCTAGCGGTGGCTTTGTCATGAGTGCAAGTCATAATCCAGGTGGACCAGACAACGATTGGGGTATAAAG TTTAATTATAGCAGTGGGCAACCAGCACCAGAGACCATTACTGACCAAATATATGGGAACACACTTTCG ATTtctgaaataaaaacagcagatATTCCTGATGTTGATTTGGccgctcttggagtcacaagttatGATGATTTCACTGTAGAAGTGATAGATCCTGTTTCAGACTACCTTGAATTAATGGAG AATGTGTTTGACTTCCAACTTATCAAGGATCTTCTTTCTCGTCCTGATTTCAG ATTCGTATTTGATGCCATGCACGCAGTAACTGGTGCATATGCGGGACCCATTTTTGTCGAGAAACTTGGAGCTGATGCG GATTGCATACTAAATGGAGTGCCTCTTGAAGATTTTGGAGATGGCCATCCTGATCCTAATTTAAC TTATGCCAAGGAGCTAGTTTTTATAATGTTCGGAAGCCGTGCACCTGACTTCGGTGCAGCAAGTGATG GCGATGGAGATCGAAACATGATTCTCGGAAAAAGGTTCTTTGTTACACCATCAGACTCTGTTGCGATGATCGCAGCCAATGCACAGGCGGCAATTCCTTATTTCCAGTCTGGCCTAAAA GGACTTGCTAGATCAATGCCAACCAGTGGTGCTGCTGATCGTGTGGCTGAAAAATTAAATGTTCCATTTTTTGAG GTTCCAACAGGCTGGAAATTTTTTGCGAACCTAATGGATGCAGGAAAATTGTCTATATGTGGAGAAGAAAGTTTCGGGACAGGGTCAGATCACATCAGAGAGAAGGATGGCATCTG GGCTGTTCTGGCTTGGCTCAACATACTTGCGCATAGAAACAAGGATAAGAAGGTGGGGGAGAGACTTGTATCTGTGGAAGATGTAGCTAGGGAGCACTGGGCAACCTATGGCAGGAATTTCTTTTCCAGATATGATTATGAG GAGTGTGAATCCGAGAGTGCAAATAAGATGATGGAACACCTCAGAGATTTAATTTCGAAGAGCAGCCCTGGAGAGAAATTTG GAGATTACACCCTTCAGTTTGCTGATGATTTCAGTTACACTGACCCC GTAGATGGTAGTAGTGTATCAAAACAGGGACTTCGATTTGTTTTCAGCGATGGATCAAGGATTATCTTCCGCCTATCG GGAACTGGATCGGCTGGAGCAACGATCCGCCTGTACATTGAGCAATTCGAGTCCGATGCCTCGAAGCATGGCCTCGATGCTCAAATAGCTTTGAAGCCTTTAATAG ACCTAGCGTTGTCTATCTCGAAGCTAAAGGACTTCACCGGAAGAAACCAGCCAACTGTCATAACATAG